The Gemmatimonadota bacterium genome window below encodes:
- a CDS encoding NAD-dependent epimerase/dehydratase family protein has protein sequence MGGCAEPAPAPRPLRILILGGTGFVGPNQVRTALAHGHEITLFNRGRTNPELFPDLETLIGDRNDDLSALEGDREWDVVIDNPANLPRWVRTATEVLAGRVGKYAYVSSTGVYVPYLTTDITEDAPTDTIEDPETEVVDGRTFGALKALCEDATREAFPENHLVFRPTYIVGPGDPTDRFTYWPVRLGRGGETLAPGDPADPMQHVDVRDLSAFMIDAIENDLTGTLNVVGPREPLTMGGLLERTRAAVESDATLVWVDAEFLREHGHFAVTYWTKPEGDYLGMMQVNGDRSFAAGFDPRPLEETARDTLAWFSLEEPRELRSGFAPEEEAELLAAFPSAG, from the coding sequence CTGGGTGGCTGCGCCGAGCCGGCTCCCGCCCCGCGACCTCTCCGCATCCTGATTCTGGGGGGGACGGGCTTCGTGGGCCCCAACCAGGTCCGCACGGCGCTCGCGCACGGACACGAGATCACCCTCTTCAATCGCGGCCGGACCAACCCGGAACTCTTCCCGGATCTCGAGACCCTCATCGGCGACCGGAACGACGACCTTTCGGCTCTGGAAGGGGATCGCGAGTGGGACGTGGTGATCGACAACCCGGCCAACCTGCCCAGATGGGTGCGCACCGCGACCGAGGTTCTTGCCGGACGGGTCGGCAAGTACGCCTACGTCTCCTCCACCGGCGTCTACGTTCCCTACCTCACTACCGACATCACCGAGGATGCCCCGACCGACACCATCGAGGATCCCGAGACCGAAGTGGTCGACGGGCGCACGTTCGGAGCTCTCAAGGCTCTGTGCGAGGACGCGACCCGGGAGGCCTTCCCCGAAAACCACCTAGTCTTCCGTCCCACCTACATTGTCGGCCCCGGCGATCCCACCGACCGCTTCACCTACTGGCCGGTCCGCCTTGGCCGCGGCGGCGAGACGCTTGCGCCCGGGGATCCCGCCGACCCGATGCAGCACGTCGACGTCCGCGATCTGTCTGCATTCATGATTGATGCGATCGAGAACGACCTCACCGGCACCCTGAACGTCGTCGGACCGCGTGAGCCTCTGACCATGGGCGGTCTGCTCGAGCGGACTCGGGCGGCCGTCGAATCCGACGCCACGCTCGTCTGGGTCGACGCCGAGTTCCTCAGGGAGCACGGCCACTTCGCGGTGACCTACTGGACCAAGCCCGAGGGGGACTACTTGGGGATGATGCAGGTGAACGGCGACCGCTCGTTCGCGGCCGGCTTCGATCCGCGTCCTTTGGAGGAGACTGCTCGGGACACGCTCGCCTGGTTCTCGCTGGAGGAGCCTAGGGAGCTTCGGTCCGGATTCGCGCCCGAAGAGGAGGCCGAGCTTCTCGCCGCCTTCCCTTCCGCAGGCTAA
- a CDS encoding ankyrin repeat domain-containing protein: MTGVRDSISAGTRLQPARLGSIFAVLAVVVAALAATGIDTPVADAAMRGDIESIRRLLADGADVNAAHGDGMSALHWAARHGDPDMAAMLLAAGTRIDADTRVGGYTPLHLAAEGGNGAVARLLVEEGADVSATTTPGGTQPIHLAAGAGDVASIEALLAGGADPDARELAAGQTPLVFAAAHDRAEAITALLAAGADPELRTNLVDLEALRELDREASQRQREALEALTGGERSPTAGELHAAVRAGRTVYAAAAKADTGSSDDESQAATLDRRGGLTPLLHAARQGNTRAAIALLDGGADVDGTSASDDTSPLLMATINGQFDLAVLLAERGADPNLESTLNGVRPLWAAVNARWQPRTRYPQPQEMGLQKATYLDLAEVLLEAGADPDARLSMHPWYMVYSGCGNRNCGLVDTKGSTAFWRAAYATDVDAMRLLVAWGADPEIPTAAPPTRRRRTPDEFLREQAKERLRTDTTFASLGDSARASLMISVRAELPDSLQAVFPEEALAADPAGQRDEFLLAVAFADSLRALERDPSGLPPVPAGGPGVFAVHAVSGVGYGEGFAGNAHRHAPDGWMPALRYLVEELGADVNRRDHNGYNAVHHAAARGDNEMILYLLAGGADLMAVSRRGQTTVDMANGPVQRVSPHPVTVALLEALGAKNNHRCVTC; this comes from the coding sequence TTGACGGGGGTGCGGGACTCGATCTCGGCTGGAACGCGGCTGCAGCCGGCCAGGCTGGGCAGCATCTTCGCCGTCTTGGCGGTGGTCGTCGCCGCTCTCGCCGCCACGGGGATCGATACGCCCGTGGCCGATGCGGCCATGCGGGGAGACATCGAGTCGATTCGCCGGCTTCTGGCCGACGGAGCCGACGTCAACGCGGCTCACGGAGACGGCATGAGCGCGCTGCACTGGGCCGCTCGGCACGGCGATCCCGATATGGCCGCCATGCTGCTGGCCGCCGGGACGCGGATCGACGCCGACACCCGGGTGGGCGGCTACACCCCTCTCCACCTCGCGGCGGAAGGCGGCAACGGCGCGGTCGCGCGCCTGCTGGTCGAGGAGGGGGCGGACGTGAGCGCGACCACCACCCCGGGTGGGACCCAGCCCATCCACTTGGCCGCCGGTGCGGGCGATGTCGCCTCCATCGAAGCGCTGCTCGCAGGCGGGGCCGACCCCGATGCCCGGGAGCTCGCCGCCGGACAGACTCCGCTCGTCTTCGCCGCCGCGCACGACCGGGCCGAGGCGATCACGGCCCTGCTCGCCGCCGGCGCCGATCCGGAGCTGAGGACGAACCTGGTCGATCTCGAAGCGCTCCGGGAGCTCGACCGGGAGGCATCTCAGCGCCAGCGGGAAGCGCTCGAGGCTCTGACCGGAGGCGAACGCTCGCCGACCGCCGGTGAGCTCCACGCCGCTGTGCGCGCCGGACGCACGGTCTACGCCGCGGCCGCGAAAGCCGATACCGGCAGTTCCGACGACGAGTCCCAGGCGGCCACCCTCGACAGGCGCGGAGGCCTGACCCCGCTGCTGCACGCGGCCCGCCAGGGCAACACCAGAGCGGCCATCGCCCTTCTCGACGGCGGCGCGGACGTCGACGGGACGAGCGCGAGCGACGACACCTCGCCTCTGCTCATGGCGACCATCAACGGCCAGTTCGATCTGGCCGTGCTGCTGGCCGAGAGAGGCGCGGACCCCAATCTGGAGTCGACGCTGAACGGCGTGCGTCCGCTTTGGGCCGCCGTCAACGCCCGCTGGCAACCGCGCACACGGTATCCGCAGCCCCAGGAGATGGGCCTTCAGAAGGCGACCTATCTCGACCTGGCCGAGGTCTTGCTCGAAGCCGGGGCCGACCCCGACGCCCGCCTCTCCATGCACCCCTGGTACATGGTCTACAGCGGTTGCGGCAATCGGAACTGCGGTCTCGTCGACACCAAGGGCTCGACCGCCTTCTGGCGGGCCGCCTACGCCACCGACGTCGACGCGATGAGGCTGCTCGTCGCCTGGGGAGCGGACCCCGAAATACCGACCGCCGCACCGCCGACCCGCCGCAGGCGCACACCCGACGAGTTCCTGCGCGAGCAGGCCAAGGAACGCCTGCGCACCGACACCACGTTCGCATCGCTGGGCGATTCGGCGAGAGCATCCCTCATGATCTCGGTCCGAGCGGAGCTCCCGGACTCGCTCCAGGCCGTCTTCCCCGAGGAAGCTCTTGCGGCCGACCCGGCCGGACAGCGCGACGAGTTCCTACTCGCCGTCGCCTTCGCCGACTCGCTGCGCGCGCTCGAACGCGATCCTTCCGGTCTACCTCCGGTGCCTGCCGGAGGACCGGGAGTTTTCGCCGTACACGCGGTCAGCGGCGTGGGATACGGCGAAGGATTTGCCGGCAACGCCCATCGCCATGCGCCGGACGGCTGGATGCCGGCCCTGCGTTACCTGGTCGAGGAGCTCGGGGCCGACGTCAACCGCCGCGATCACAACGGCTACAACGCCGTCCACCACGCTGCGGCCAGAGGTGACAACGAGATGATCCTCTACCTGCTCGCGGGCGGCGCCGACCTCATGGCGGTGAGCAGACGCGGACAGACCACGGTGGACATGGCGAACGGGCCCGTTCAGCGGGTATCGCCCCACCCGGTCACGGTCGCCCTGCTCGAGGCCCTCGGAGCGAAGAACAACCACCGCTGCGTGACGTGCTGA
- a CDS encoding 5-oxoprolinase/urea amidolyase family protein, whose protein sequence is MSIRIFFPAPTSALMVLPIPADRDGVLRVLTAERELLELPGVRSTVPVYNKLLVEGSPESWDENEMRARLMRAGENALAGVPPEPEVEPVELPVCYDPELGPDLEEVARRAGMTTTEVIELHSASTYTVMATGFAPGFAYLGEIDARLAAPRRSSPRIRVPQGTLGIADRRTGVYPVDGPGGWRLLGRVPPSLFADVHRRVRRFSPGGLVRFRPISRKAYEEMEKCEERAETGAASGGETSDAAGRTAVSVVDQAPHLVVERTGPLATVQDPGRIGGRRLGFGPGGAMDQSSCLWANRLLDNAPHDALIEVSIGGLALRFRTGMVIALAGADLSTTLDGAPVAPWRTTKVEAGQRLHFGYAPDGMRAYVAFPGGLSAARVYGSASTVLREGLDGLLGHPLRPGDELRSLDPARKLPRRRLPAAAVPDHLRRSGTGDAVQPKGDGARAPALTLPLVTGFEWHEFEASDRARFLASDWKIDPASGRTAIRLAGPTLASGPKVLDSTPVVDGTVQVTGDGQPLVFMRDRPTAGGYAKLGAVVADALDALAQARPGAVARFVLADPAEARRAMVEREAFFGIGAGRDRLS, encoded by the coding sequence ATGAGCATCCGGATCTTCTTCCCGGCTCCGACGAGTGCGCTCATGGTTTTGCCGATTCCCGCCGACAGGGACGGCGTCCTTCGCGTTCTGACGGCGGAACGCGAACTCCTGGAGCTCCCGGGTGTCCGCTCCACCGTGCCCGTCTACAACAAGCTTCTTGTGGAGGGTTCACCGGAGAGCTGGGATGAGAACGAGATGCGCGCCAGGCTCATGCGGGCCGGTGAGAATGCGCTCGCGGGAGTCCCGCCCGAGCCCGAGGTCGAGCCGGTGGAGCTGCCGGTGTGCTACGATCCCGAGCTCGGACCCGATCTGGAGGAGGTCGCGAGGCGGGCCGGGATGACGACGACGGAGGTGATAGAGCTCCACTCGGCCTCGACCTACACCGTGATGGCCACCGGTTTCGCGCCCGGATTCGCATACCTCGGGGAGATCGACGCGAGACTGGCCGCGCCGCGGCGGAGTTCACCCAGAATCCGAGTCCCGCAAGGAACGCTCGGCATCGCCGACCGGCGAACAGGCGTGTATCCCGTCGACGGCCCCGGCGGCTGGCGTCTTCTGGGACGGGTTCCTCCCAGTCTCTTCGCCGACGTCCACCGGAGAGTGCGCCGCTTCTCGCCGGGGGGACTGGTTCGCTTTCGCCCCATATCGCGGAAGGCGTATGAGGAGATGGAGAAGTGCGAGGAGAGAGCGGAAACCGGTGCCGCCTCGGGCGGCGAGACCTCGGACGCCGCCGGGCGGACGGCGGTGAGCGTCGTCGATCAAGCTCCCCATCTGGTGGTCGAGCGAACCGGCCCCCTCGCCACCGTTCAGGATCCGGGCCGGATCGGCGGACGCAGACTCGGTTTTGGGCCGGGCGGAGCGATGGACCAGTCCTCCTGTCTCTGGGCGAACCGCCTTCTCGACAACGCTCCGCACGACGCGCTCATCGAGGTGTCGATCGGAGGCCTCGCGCTCCGCTTCCGGACCGGCATGGTCATAGCGCTCGCCGGCGCCGACCTCTCGACCACGCTCGACGGGGCGCCGGTCGCGCCCTGGCGCACGACGAAAGTCGAGGCGGGACAGCGGCTTCACTTCGGCTACGCCCCCGACGGGATGCGGGCCTACGTCGCCTTTCCGGGCGGGCTCTCCGCCGCACGGGTGTACGGCTCGGCCTCGACGGTCCTCCGAGAAGGCCTGGACGGTCTGCTCGGACATCCGCTCAGACCCGGAGACGAACTCCGCTCTCTCGATCCGGCGCGAAAGCTCCCCCGCCGGAGGCTTCCTGCCGCTGCGGTTCCCGACCATCTGAGGCGGAGCGGAACGGGGGATGCCGTTCAACCGAAGGGGGATGGCGCACGCGCACCGGCGCTCACGCTGCCCTTGGTGACAGGGTTCGAGTGGCACGAATTCGAGGCCTCGGATCGAGCCCGTTTCCTGGCCTCCGATTGGAAGATCGACCCGGCCAGCGGCCGTACCGCGATACGTCTTGCCGGACCCACGCTCGCATCCGGCCCCAAGGTCCTCGATTCCACTCCCGTCGTCGACGGCACGGTTCAGGTGACAGGCGACGGACAACCGCTCGTCTTCATGCGGGATCGTCCCACCGCCGGCGGTTACGCCAAGCTGGGCGCGGTCGTCGCCGACGCCTTGGACGCTCTCGCGCAAGCCCGACCCGGCGCCGTCGCTCGTTTCGTTCTCGCCGACCCGGCGGAAGCGCGGCGGGCGATGGTCGAGAGGGAAGCGTTCTTCGGAATCGGGGCTGGCAGGGATCGGCTTTCTTGA
- a CDS encoding DUF1552 domain-containing protein has product MKLITGKSLPRRTFLKGVGATVALPFLDAMIPAGGAFARRRLKAHPTRLVCIEEVHGLAGCNEWAATRHLFAPETTGSGFEIIDESALAPLRPFQDHLTVVSNTDVRMAEAFTPPEIGGDHFRSSAVFLTQSHPKQTQGSDIWCGTSIDQIYAQHFGGDSPMPSMQLCIEKLDQAGGCTYNYSCAYTDSISWASPNEPLPMIRDPRVAFDMLFGSGGSPEERDARRRARGSVLDWIAEEAAALGKELGMEDQRRMDRYLQHVRELERRIQRIETRNSSGEERALPEAPAGVPDSFTEHMQAMFDLQILALQSDMTRVISFKTGRDAQNRVFPESGSDRPFHPASHHGGREENVLEFNKICQYRVGQLPYFLNKLKETMEEDESLLDRTAVIWGSPMADANLHNHRRCPLVLLGRGNGVLTGDRHIKAPDGTPMANAMLALVREMGLPIDQFGDSTGELSLTQAGVTG; this is encoded by the coding sequence ATGAAGCTCATCACCGGAAAAAGCCTTCCCCGCCGGACCTTCCTGAAGGGCGTGGGCGCCACCGTCGCGCTGCCCTTCCTCGACGCGATGATCCCCGCCGGGGGCGCGTTCGCCAGACGGCGACTCAAGGCGCACCCGACCCGCCTCGTCTGCATCGAGGAGGTTCACGGCCTCGCCGGCTGCAACGAGTGGGCCGCCACCCGGCACCTCTTCGCTCCCGAGACCACCGGTAGCGGCTTTGAGATCATCGACGAGAGCGCCCTCGCTCCCCTGCGTCCGTTTCAGGACCACCTGACCGTCGTCAGCAACACCGACGTGCGCATGGCCGAGGCCTTCACTCCTCCCGAGATCGGAGGGGACCACTTCCGCTCCAGCGCCGTCTTCCTGACCCAGTCGCATCCCAAGCAGACCCAGGGATCGGACATCTGGTGCGGAACCTCGATCGACCAGATCTACGCCCAGCACTTCGGCGGCGACTCGCCGATGCCTTCCATGCAGCTCTGCATCGAGAAGCTCGACCAGGCGGGCGGCTGCACCTACAACTACTCCTGCGCCTACACCGACTCGATCTCGTGGGCCTCCCCCAATGAGCCGCTCCCGATGATCCGCGACCCCAGGGTGGCGTTCGACATGCTCTTCGGGAGCGGAGGTTCGCCCGAGGAGCGCGACGCCAGACGGCGGGCCCGCGGCAGCGTTCTCGACTGGATCGCCGAGGAGGCGGCGGCTCTCGGGAAGGAGCTCGGCATGGAGGACCAGAGGCGCATGGACCGCTACCTCCAGCACGTGCGCGAGCTGGAACGGCGCATCCAGCGCATCGAGACTCGCAACTCCAGCGGCGAGGAGCGGGCTCTGCCCGAAGCTCCGGCAGGGGTCCCGGACTCCTTCACCGAGCACATGCAGGCGATGTTCGATCTCCAGATCCTCGCCCTCCAGAGCGACATGACCCGGGTCATTTCCTTCAAGACCGGACGCGACGCGCAGAACCGCGTCTTCCCGGAGAGCGGCTCGGATCGTCCCTTCCACCCCGCGTCGCACCACGGCGGGCGCGAAGAGAACGTGCTTGAATTCAACAAGATCTGTCAGTACCGGGTCGGGCAGCTTCCGTACTTCCTGAACAAGCTCAAGGAGACGATGGAGGAGGACGAGAGCCTGCTCGACCGCACGGCCGTCATCTGGGGATCCCCCATGGCCGACGCCAACCTGCACAATCACCGACGCTGCCCCCTGGTCCTGCTCGGGCGCGGCAACGGCGTGCTCACCGGCGATCGGCACATCAAGGCGCCCGACGGTACGCCCATGGCCAACGCCATGCTCGCGCTGGTTCGCGAGATGGGCCTTCCGATCGACCAGTTCGGGGACTCGACGGGCGAGCTCTCGCTGACTCAGGCGGGAGTCACGGGTTGA
- a CDS encoding DUF1592 domain-containing protein encodes MKQALAFIFSVGIALVVSAERRAESTGDGATGQVAVLVPASTSEIPGSAGASGGRDPASADAGAKVGAPDADMAETRPAARSDERTGTGNPPTEDSYPAAFFPPVEPEIDPPAVVQRYCTRCHSETNPRGSLSLVAFDDESALAEPERTERMIRKLRAGMMPPPGARRPRGDTLTQVALQLETMLDGAAEGAINPGTRSFQRLNRAEYERVVLDLLDLEVDAADWLPLDQMSANFDNHADAQSLSPTLLEAYLNAAGDISRMAVGDPGAPAVAATYKNSEYVSQHPWDHVPGTPIGTRGGLAADHVFPADADYEFVLTFSGGSNSRMEDVDVSIDGRRVALVPFTRVGAGADGRGADGLATEPIFVRAGQRRVAAAFVRRAEGPYEDLIRPHNWSMAGGGSGGAGITTLPHLRDLLIRGPINATGISETPSRKRIFTCRPTSAETAPDCARSIIGRIAERAYRRPLRTGELDGLLRFYRDGAADGFETGIRSALEAILASPHFVLRVEREPADASPGESYRVGQLALASRLSFFLWGTLPDDALRDAAVRGELDRAGLSRQAERMLEDPRAEALATRFAAQWLRLQDLEKIRPDPNFYPNFDEGLSLDMRRETELFFSDLVRRDASVLEVLSAGHTFLNERLAAHYGIPGVSGDRFRRVEYPEGTPRVGLLGHGSVLVQTSMANRTSPVLRGKWVMEVLMGAPPPPPPPDVPDLEDTEAAVDGKFLTTRERLEIHRRDPTCNSCHRMMDPIGLALDGFDVTGKLRRLEQGRPVDTRGDFYDGTPIANANELAAVLAKRPIPLVRNFAENLMSYALGRRVQYFDQPTIRKITGEAEADGYPIRSLILGVVASDAFQMKVAGPSRQTDTEPENER; translated from the coding sequence ATGAAGCAGGCCTTGGCGTTCATCTTCAGCGTGGGAATCGCGCTGGTCGTATCGGCCGAACGCCGTGCGGAGTCGACCGGCGACGGAGCAACCGGGCAGGTTGCGGTCCTCGTTCCGGCCAGTACGTCCGAGATACCGGGATCGGCGGGCGCATCCGGTGGGCGGGATCCGGCGAGCGCCGACGCCGGCGCCAAGGTCGGCGCACCAGATGCCGACATGGCCGAAACCCGTCCCGCCGCTCGATCCGACGAGCGGACGGGCACCGGCAATCCTCCCACCGAAGACTCCTACCCTGCCGCCTTCTTCCCGCCGGTTGAGCCGGAGATCGATCCGCCGGCGGTCGTGCAGCGCTACTGCACCCGCTGTCACTCCGAAACCAACCCGCGCGGCAGTCTGAGCCTGGTTGCGTTCGACGACGAGAGCGCACTCGCGGAGCCCGAGCGAACCGAGCGGATGATCCGCAAGCTCCGAGCGGGCATGATGCCGCCTCCCGGTGCGCGCAGACCTCGCGGAGACACTCTGACCCAGGTCGCGCTCCAGCTCGAGACCATGCTCGACGGGGCGGCCGAGGGTGCCATCAATCCGGGAACGCGCTCGTTCCAGCGGCTGAACCGCGCCGAATACGAACGGGTCGTCCTCGATCTGCTCGATCTCGAGGTTGACGCCGCCGACTGGCTCCCGCTCGATCAGATGAGCGCCAACTTCGACAATCACGCCGACGCCCAGTCGCTCTCGCCCACCCTGCTTGAAGCCTACCTGAACGCCGCCGGAGACATCAGCCGCATGGCCGTCGGCGATCCGGGAGCGCCTGCGGTGGCCGCGACCTACAAGAATTCCGAATACGTCTCGCAGCATCCGTGGGACCACGTGCCCGGAACCCCCATCGGGACCCGGGGCGGCCTCGCGGCGGATCACGTCTTCCCCGCCGACGCGGATTACGAGTTCGTGCTCACCTTCTCCGGCGGTTCCAACTCGCGCATGGAGGACGTGGACGTCTCCATCGACGGCCGGAGAGTGGCGCTCGTTCCCTTCACCCGGGTCGGCGCCGGAGCCGACGGACGAGGCGCGGACGGACTGGCCACGGAGCCGATCTTCGTGCGCGCCGGGCAGCGCCGTGTGGCCGCAGCCTTCGTGCGCAGAGCCGAGGGACCGTACGAGGACCTGATTCGGCCCCACAACTGGTCGATGGCGGGCGGCGGATCCGGAGGCGCGGGGATCACTACCCTGCCCCACCTTCGCGACCTCTTGATTCGGGGACCGATCAACGCCACCGGCATCTCGGAGACCCCGAGCCGGAAGCGGATCTTCACGTGTCGTCCGACGAGCGCCGAGACCGCGCCGGATTGCGCTCGATCCATCATCGGACGTATCGCCGAGCGAGCCTATCGCCGGCCCCTCCGAACCGGCGAACTGGACGGCCTGCTGCGCTTCTATCGCGACGGCGCGGCCGACGGCTTCGAGACCGGCATTCGCAGTGCGCTGGAAGCGATCCTGGCCTCCCCGCACTTCGTGCTTCGGGTCGAACGCGAACCCGCGGACGCCTCGCCGGGCGAGAGCTACCGCGTCGGACAGCTCGCACTCGCATCCCGACTTTCGTTCTTCCTCTGGGGCACCCTCCCCGACGACGCACTCCGCGACGCCGCCGTACGCGGAGAGCTGGATCGCGCCGGGCTTTCACGCCAGGCGGAGCGCATGCTCGAGGATCCCCGGGCCGAAGCGCTCGCGACCAGGTTCGCCGCCCAATGGCTCAGGCTTCAGGATCTGGAGAAGATCCGCCCCGACCCCAACTTCTATCCCAACTTCGACGAAGGTCTCTCCCTCGACATGCGCAGGGAGACCGAGCTCTTCTTCTCCGACCTGGTTCGGCGCGACGCCTCGGTCCTCGAAGTGCTCAGCGCAGGCCACACCTTCCTGAACGAGCGGCTGGCGGCGCATTACGGCATCCCCGGAGTCTCGGGCGACCGCTTCCGGCGCGTGGAGTATCCCGAGGGGACTCCACGGGTGGGGCTTCTCGGCCACGGCAGCGTACTGGTCCAGACCTCGATGGCCAACCGCACCTCGCCGGTTCTGCGCGGCAAGTGGGTCATGGAGGTTCTGATGGGCGCTCCCCCTCCGCCTCCGCCTCCGGACGTTCCCGATCTCGAAGACACCGAGGCCGCCGTCGACGGCAAGTTCCTGACCACCCGGGAACGCCTGGAAATCCATCGTCGTGACCCGACCTGCAACTCGTGTCACCGCATGATGGACCCGATCGGACTCGCGCTCGACGGCTTCGACGTCACCGGCAAGCTCCGCAGGCTGGAACAGGGACGCCCGGTCGACACCCGCGGCGACTTTTACGACGGCACGCCCATCGCCAACGCCAACGAACTGGCCGCGGTTCTCGCCAAGCGTCCGATCCCGCTGGTCCGCAACTTCGCCGAGAACCTGATGTCGTACGCGCTCGGACGACGCGTGCAGTACTTCGATCAACCGACCATCCGCAAGATCACCGGCGAAGCCGAGGCCGACGGCTACCCGATTCGCTCGCTCATACTCGGCGTCGTCGCCAGCGACGCCTTTCAAATGAAGGTCGCCGGCCCTTCGCGGCAGACCGATACCGAACCCGAGAACGAACGATGA
- a CDS encoding LamB/YcsF family protein, producing the protein MFINCDMGESYGPWEKGADATVMPLIDWANIACGAHAGDPDTMARTLELAVEHHVTPGAHPGYPDRRNFGRLRLDWPTDSMVREVQAQIGGLAAVARAVGVPIRHVKPHGALYLAMMLDDNLLVALADGVAAVDDSLVFVLQATPDRERHAEMLAHTGLALAFEAFADRAYGHTGHLVPRSVEGALLTDPERIASQALGLVEGWVETTEGELAVDADTTCIHGDNPAAPEALRLIREKLPAG; encoded by the coding sequence ATGTTCATCAACTGCGACATGGGCGAGAGCTACGGCCCTTGGGAGAAGGGAGCCGACGCGACCGTCATGCCCCTGATCGACTGGGCGAACATCGCCTGCGGCGCGCACGCCGGCGACCCCGACACGATGGCGCGAACCCTGGAGCTCGCGGTGGAGCACCACGTGACTCCCGGTGCGCACCCCGGATATCCGGACAGGCGCAACTTCGGGCGGCTGCGCCTCGACTGGCCGACCGACTCGATGGTGCGCGAGGTTCAGGCGCAGATCGGCGGCCTTGCGGCGGTCGCCAGGGCCGTGGGCGTGCCGATCCGCCACGTCAAGCCTCACGGGGCGCTCTATCTTGCGATGATGCTCGACGACAACCTTCTGGTGGCGTTGGCCGACGGTGTGGCGGCAGTGGACGACTCGCTCGTCTTCGTGCTTCAGGCGACGCCGGACCGGGAGCGACACGCCGAAATGCTCGCCCACACCGGCCTCGCGCTCGCCTTCGAAGCCTTCGCCGACCGCGCCTACGGTCATACCGGGCACCTGGTGCCGCGCTCGGTCGAGGGGGCCCTGCTCACCGACCCTGAGCGGATTGCGTCGCAGGCGCTGGGGCTCGTGGAAGGATGGGTGGAGACGACCGAGGGCGAGCTCGCCGTCGACGCGGACACGACCTGCATCCACGGCGACAACCCCGCGGCGCCGGAGGCTCTCCGGCTGATCAGGGAGAAGCTGCCGGCCGGGTGA